Proteins from a single region of Pseudomonas sp. BSw22131:
- a CDS encoding succinate dehydrogenase iron-sulfur subunit, producing MLQVSVYRYNPDQDAAPFMQEFQVNTNGKDLMVLDVLALIKEQDEGFSYRRSCREGVCGSDGMNINGKNGLACITPLSAVIKGNKLVVRPLPGLPVIRDLVVDMSIFYKQYEKVKPFLLNDTPAPAIERLQSPEEREKLDGLYECILCACCSTSCPSFWWNPDKFLGPAALLQAYRFLADSRDTKTAERLASLDDPFSVFRCRGIMNCVNVCPKGLNPTKAIGHVRSMLLSNGV from the coding sequence ATGTTGCAAGTCAGTGTTTATCGCTACAACCCGGATCAAGACGCTGCGCCGTTCATGCAGGAGTTTCAGGTCAATACCAACGGTAAAGACCTGATGGTGCTGGATGTGCTTGCGCTGATCAAAGAGCAGGACGAGGGCTTCTCCTATCGTCGCTCTTGCCGTGAGGGTGTTTGCGGCTCCGATGGCATGAACATCAACGGTAAAAACGGCCTGGCGTGCATCACGCCTCTCTCGGCTGTGATCAAAGGCAACAAGCTGGTGGTTCGTCCGCTGCCTGGCTTGCCGGTCATCCGTGACCTGGTCGTCGATATGAGCATCTTCTACAAGCAGTACGAGAAGGTGAAGCCGTTCCTGTTGAACGATACGCCGGCTCCGGCCATTGAGCGTCTTCAGTCTCCGGAAGAGCGTGAAAAGCTGGACGGCCTGTACGAGTGCATCCTGTGCGCTTGCTGCTCTACGTCGTGCCCGTCCTTCTGGTGGAACCCCGACAAGTTCCTCGGTCCGGCCGCGCTGTTGCAGGCGTACCGTTTCCTGGCAGACAGCCGTGATACCAAAACCGCAGAGCGCCTTGCATCACTGGATGATCCGTTCAGCGTATTCCGCTGCCGCGGGATCATGAACTGCGTGAACGTTTGCCCTAAAGGCCTCAACCCGACAAAGGCAATCGGTCACGTTCGCAGCATGCTGCTGTCCAACGGCGTCTGA